The stretch of DNA GGAGAAGAAGAACATGCCCACGACGAGGGTCACGAGCGTGGGTTCGGCGCCGAAGGCATAGACGGGCAGGAGTGTCGGCGGGGCTGACCAGGCGATCGCCACCGTGAGATTCTTGACAAGCGGTATCTCCTTCAGTCTCCGGTACGGCAGCGACTTCGGCAGGACAGGAACGCTGTAGAGAATGCCGCTCATCAGGGGGATGGCCGCAACCGCCGCCGTCAGCAGCCCGTGGAATCCGGCAAGAACGCAGGCGAGAAGGTATCCGAGCAGCGAGGTCCAGAAGAGGGGCTTCTCGTACTTCTTCGTGAAGGCATACCGCTGCAGGTGGTTGATCGAATCCTCCTGCTCGTCCGTTTTGCGGTTCATGTTGTAGACCGAAAACGTTATAATGAACCCGATGCCAAATAGGGTGAAACTGAACGGCATTCCCTGGAACATAGACGAGACGTATACCATCGCCCCGGCGGCGATGGACAGGTATACGGAGCTGTACATCAGAAGATCCAGGACATCCCAGAGAGCGAAGGAGGTCCTGGGTGTAGAGTACGCTTCGACAGGCATGCATGTATTTTAAACTATGGGAATAACATTCATTCCGATCAATAATATTCATCGGAGCGATGAATCTTCGTTATCGTGAAAAATTTACACCGAGACTCCGTACAATTCTTCTGTACGTTAAAAATTGCCTCCCGAGTGAAGATGCATCTGTCCGGTGGTGCGAAACCGAAAAATATCCAGTTCACATGATGCAGCGAGGATCGTGCATGGAAGAGTGCAGCCCGAGCCGCATGGGAGAACTCCTCATGGAGATGCTCCTGGTTCATATGGCCTGCAGTTCACGGGCAAACAGAAAGACAGGCATAGCACCGCTCTACAAGAGGTTGCTGGAAACCTATGGGATAACGGTGAACGTGCTGGAAGTGGACCTGCTGGAGCTCAGAAGGGAAGGGAACAAGATACAGCATCAGGGTACATTCAAAATCGATCTCGTCAGGAACGTCGGCGTAGAGGGGAGAGTTCGATCGGAAGGCCGTTTCACGGCGATATTCAACGAGGGCGGCGCAATCCGAATAGAATACGAGGGAGACAACTTCAGGATGGTATCCTCCATTGCGAACGTTGGTACAGAAACCGGCAATATCGTCTACCAGATCAGCGAAGTGACCTCCGCCTACGGAAAGTCGCCATTTGACTCGCTTGCGCTCGAGAGAGCGGATGCATGCCCGGAATGCGATGCCGGAGGGGACAGCGTCCTCCATCCGGATCGTGCCTAGGCCGAGAACCGACGGGACCTCTCCTTGAAATAGTTGAACAGATCCTGTGCCCAGCGAATGGCATCCGGATCGAAGCTGAAGAGGTCCGTCGTCGTATCGTAGGCAATGCCATCCGGTTTGTAGAGACCCAGGGACAGCCCCTTATCCGTCACCGTAAGCCCCACCTTCAGGGGACTCTCCAGGATATAGAGTCTTCCGTTCGGATACTTCTGGAACTCCTGCATGCTTTCTGCATACGGTTCCTAGAGGAACTTGTTTGCCAGATCCGCACTGACGATGATCTCCACGGGGATGCCTGCCCTCACCTTGGCGGCGATCGCCTCGAAATGGCCCGCGCTCGTCACGGGGGAGAGGATCGATATGCGGCTGCCCTCCGTTACCAGCTGAATGAAATGTGCATAGACGTTGAACAGGTCCACGTTGGTATCTGCAATCACCTGTGCATTGTACAAGTCCCCGAGCCTCTGGAGAAACGGCAGGGGGATCCCCTCCAGGTGGTGGGAGGTCCAGAAGTCGCGGTGCCGTTTGATCGCCGCACCGGAAAGGATCAGGCTCTGCATCTTGCCCTCTACGATCCGCCCCAGAGGCGTCAGCCGGTACTCGTGCTCCACGGCTTCGATAAAGCGGCTGGACTCCAGTTTGCGGATCTTGGGAAGAAGAGCCTGCGACGTGCTCCCCGTTATGGTTCGGAGGTCGGCAAGGGTCTTGTTCCCCTCCCCGAGTGAGAGCATGATCTGGATCTGCAGACGAGAGCGGAATACCGACTGGATCTCGCTTCCTGTTCTGTTGTAGATCTCAACGGGGTTCATCGGACTCTCCCTGACCCTCTGGTCTTCAGTGTAGTATTGCTCAATAAGGTAATTAATATTAATCAATCCAGCGAATCGCAGCGGTTGCTCTGAACCGGTCAGGCTCTTTCGCGTTCTCCGTCCCGGTTCCTGCCGGCGACGATCAGGTTCATCCTCCCGGGCGGCCTAACTCTCCTGCATGATCGCCATCCTCCAGCACGGGCCGGAAGAGCCTCCCGCTCTCATCCAGGAGATCCTGCGGGAGCGGGGAGAACTGCATGCGTGCATCCCGCTCTACGATACGAACGAGGTTCCCGCCCTCGATGCCGGCGGCGTGATCGTCCTGGGCGGGCAGATGAGCGCGAACGACGAGCAGGATCATCCCTTCCTGAAGCCGGAGAAGGAGCTCATCCGGGACTGCGTCCGCAGCGGCAGGGCGGTGCTCGGGGTATGCCTGGGTGCCCAGCTGATTGCAGGCGCCGCGGGAGCACGGGTGTACGGCGGAACACGGGAGGCGGGGTGGAGAGCGGTGGAGCGGGTCGGGGCGGACGCCTTCGCCGTCCCGGAGCGCTGCATGGTCTTCGAATGGCATTGCGAGACCTTCGATCTTCCGCAGGGTGCACGCCTGCTCTACCGCGGCAGTGCCGTCGGGAACCAGGCGTTCACCCTTGGATCCGCGATCGGGGTTCAGTTCCACATGGAGGTGACGGGAGACCTCATCCGGCGGTGGATCCGTGATCTCAAGCCGGGCGAGCGCGATGCCATCCTGCGAGAGACGGAGCGGTACCTGCAGCAGAGCCAGGATCTCTGCAGGAAGTTCGTGGATGCGTTCATACGGAGGTGTTGAGTACGGGGATCCGGGCGTTGTTGATCGATCTCGATGGAGTGCTGTACGTGGGCCGGGATCCCGTGCCAGGGGCTCGGGAGGCCATCGGATTTTTGCAGGAGAACGGCTACCGCTATCGGTTCGTCTCCAACACCACGCGGAAGTGCCGGGCGGCCATCGCGAGGCACCTTCAGGGGATGGGTTTTCCCGTGGACGAGCGCCAGATTCTCACCCCGGCCGTGGCGGCCGCGGATCGCCTGCGGCGGCAGGGTGTTCGGGAGTGCTTCTTCCTCACCGCCGGCGACGTCGTCCGGGACTTCGAGAGTGCCGGGATCGCAGCCGGGGAGGGTGCGGACGTCGTGGTCGTCGGGGACGCAGGGGACAACTTCACCTACGGGAGCATGAACAGAGCGTTCCGCAGGATCCTGGACGGCGCAGAGATCCTCGCCCTCGAGAAGGACCGCTACTGGATGAGCCCGGAGGGGCTGGCGCTCTCCGCCGGGCCGTTTGTGGCCGCACTCGAGTACGCGAGCGGGAGAGAGGCAACCCTGATCGGGAAACCCTCGGAGGCGTTCTTCTCCGAGGCGCTGCGGCAGATCTCCGCCCGTGCGGAGGAGACCTCCATGATCGGGGACGACATCGTAACGGACGTGGGGGGAGCCCAGCGGTGCGGCATGCAGGGCATCCTGGTGCAGACCGGCAAGTACCGGCGGGAGGCGGCGGAGAAGTGCGGCATCGTGCCGGAGGCGGTCCTCCCCTCTATCGCGAGTCTTCCCGCGTATCTGCGGTGATCCCACCGCCGTCCTCCCAGCGGAACATCCGCGGCGGCGGGGCGGCGGTGTCCGCGGGATCGTCCGCAGCGTGCAGCCGCCGCAGCGCCGTCTCGCAGTACTCCGGAGAGAGATCGATGCCGATGAACCGCCGACCCAGGCGGCGGGCCACCGCCGTCGTGGTACCGGCTCCGTTGAAAGGATCCAGGACGATGTCGCCGCGGTAGGAGAAGAGCTTCATGAGCCGGCGGGGCAGCTCCTCCGGGAACATGGCCGGATGCCCGTAGTGCTTCATGCGGATCTCGGGAGGGAAGGACCAGCGGGCGATCACCCATTCCTTGAACTCGGCGTCCGTGATGTCGATATCCTCCCGGCGACCGCTCTTCTTGTGCGTCTCCTTGTCGAAGACCTCGATGAACTCCCAGGTGTACTTCAGGTAGGGCATGGAGGGGGACCTCCAGCTCCCCCAGGCGGTGTACTTGGCGTTGTAGTTGTGCTTCTCCCAGAGGATCTCGGCCTTCCAGAGAAAGCCCCGGTCGAGCAGCTGCCGTGAGAGGATATGGTGCGTCGGGATATAGTCGGAGAAGAGCGGCTGGACGTTGACCGCGAGCCGCCCGCCCGGTCTCAGGATGCGGTAGCACTCCGTCCATACGGCGCCCAGCTTCTCGAAGTACTCGTTCCACTCCCTCGTATCGCTGTGGGGATCCTGGGCGTAGGCGTGCCCGAAGTTGTAGGGCGGGGAGGTGATGATGAGGTCGACACATCCGCCGGGGAGGGCGGAGAGAACAGTTACTGCGTCCCCGCAGACGATGGCGTTGACGAAGGGCAGGATGTCGCGGGATTCCGGGCTCGGCACTGCCTGGTTGGCTCCCTTGGTGCCCTTCCGGATCCGCTCTTTGGCGGGTTTGTCCCTCACCTTCTCGGGCCGCATCCCGGTACTACCCCGGATCCGGTAGGGCGCGGAACCGTTTAAGAATAGCCATCGGGATTCCGGCAGGCGAGTTCGCGGCTTTTCAGGTAACTGATCTTGCTCATCTGGCTCCGGCGGCGGACCGGGCGGTACTGTGCGGCTCTCTCCTTCAGGTAGACAAATGTTGCTCCGTTCATGCCATACAGACGGGGGAAGGAAGGTATAAGTCCTTTCAGGGCGTGCGGCGCGAAAGTGTCGGGGTGCGGCTGCTCCGCGCGCCCCTCCGCCCCCTTTCGGGGAAAGGGATAAAACGTTTAATCTTTCAGGGGGCATGTACATCCAGAGTTCCATATGCTCGACATCGAAGACCTGCGGGTTCACGTGGGGGAGAGAGAGGTACTCCACGACATCGACCTGCATATCGGGAAGGGAGAGACCCACGTGCTGATGGGCCCCAACGGCTCCGGGAAGACCACGCTTCTGTTTGCCATCATGGGATTCTCCGGTCCCCGCGTGACCCGGGGACGGATCCTCTTCAAAGGCGAGGATATCACCCATATGCCCATCCACGAACGGGCGCAGCGGGGCCTCGGCATGCTCTTCCAGCGCCCGCCCACCATCGACGGCCTCAAGCTCGGCAAGCTCCTCTCCGTCACATCGCACATGCCCGCGGACGCGATCCAGGAGCACGCCCGCGAGCTCAACATGGAGAATTTCCTGGAGCGGGACATCAACAAGGGGTTCTCGGGGGGCGAGATCAAGCGGAGCGAGGTGCTGCAGCTGACGGTCCAGCACCCCGACTGCCTCCTCCTGGACGAGCCGGAGAGCGGGGTGGATCTCGAGAACATCTCCCTGATGGGGAGCGCCATCGCCCGCCTCCTGGACAAGGACAAGCACATCCTGCACCGCACCAAGAGCGGGCTCATCATCACCCACACCGGCTACATCCTGGACTACATCGAGGCCGACGTGGGGCACGTCCTCTGCGAGGGCGAGATCCGCTGCCACGGCAACCCCCGCGAGATCCTGAAGATGATAAAAGAGCACGGCTACAAGGAGTGTATGGTATGCCAGCAGATGCTGTAGGGGAGAGGCTGCCCCTCACGGAGGAGGACAGAAGACGGCTGGAGCAGACGGGGCTCGATATCTCGATGGAGAGCCGCTGCGGAAGTTACTTCCAGCTGGATCAGGAGATCCTGCAGACGACCTGCGAGAACGAGGGGATCGAGATGATCCCCCTTGCGGCGGCCCTGAAGAAGTACGACTGGCTGCAGGACTACTACTTCAGGGCGGTGCCGCGCGACAGGGACAAGTACACCGAACTCGTGGCAAAGCAGGAGACCCCGCAGGGTCTCGTGGTGATTGCCAGTGCCGGGGCGAAGACCATCCTCCCCCTCCAGGCCTGCCTGCTCCTCTCGAAGTCCCCGGTGCAGACCGTCCACAACATCGTCATCGCCCGCGAAGGGGCCGAGATCCACCTCATCTCAGGGTGTGCGAGCTCGACGCAGGCGGTGTACGGCTCCCACCTGGGTGTGACCGAGTTCTACGTGGGGAAGGGCGCCCGCGTGACCTCGACGATGATCCACAACTGGGCGAAGAACATCAGCGTCTTCCCGCGGAGTGCGGCGATCGTTCAGGAGAACGGCAGCTTCACCTCCAACTACGTCTGCATGCAGCCCGTGCGGACCATCCAGATGTACCCGGCCGCCTCCCTGGAGGGGGAGAATGCGAGCGGGCGGTTCAACAGCCTGGTCATCGCCGCTCCCGGCTCCCGGCTGGACCTGGGCTCGCGGGCAGTGCTCGCCGCGCGGGGGACGAGCGCGGACCTGATCACCCGGGCGATCACAACCGGGGGCACGATCATCTCCCGCGGGCACATCCTCGGATCCGTGGAAGGCTCCCGGGGCCACCTGGAGTGCAAGGGCCTGATCCTAAAAGACGGCCGCATCCACGCCATCCCCGAGATCGAGGGGCTGGTCGTCGGCACGGACCTCTCGCACGAGGCCTCGGTGGGCAAGATCGCGCAGGAGGACATCGAGTACCTGATGGCCCGCGGGCTGACCGAGGAGGAGGCCACGGCAACCATTATCCGGGGTTTCCTCGACGTGAAGATCTCCGGTCTCCCCGATCTGCTGCAGAAGCAGATCGACGCGGCCATCGATGCCGCGGAGGCGGGGTTCTAGGGGGGGAGGCGGTCCCGTGGCGGGAGACGATCCGTACCGGCAGGAGCGGGAGAGGATGGTGGCATCCCAGATCGAGGCGCGGGGGGTCAGGGACCCGCGGGTGCTCGAGGCGATGCGCACCGTCCCGCGCCACCTCTTCGTCCCCGCCGGCTTCGTGGATGCCGCCTACCAGGACAGGCCGCTCCCCATCGGGGAGGGCCAGACGATCTCCCAGCCCTACATCGTGGCGCGCATGACCGAGCTCCTGGAGGTGCAGCCCACGGATCGCGTCCTCGAGATCGGGGCGGGCAGCGGCTACCAGGCGGCGATCCTCGGCTGCCTCGTCGAGCGCGTGATCACGGTCGAGCGGATCGCGAAGGTGGCGGAGATGGCCCGCCGCAACCTCGAACGGCTCGGCATCCGCAACGCCGTCGTGGTCGTGGGCGACGGCACCCTGGGCTACCCCGCGGAGCAGCCGTACGACGCCATCATCGTCACCGCCGCCACGCCCGAGGTCCCGGGACCCCTCCTCGAGCAGCTGGCGGAGGGCGGGCGGCTGGTCGCGCCGGTGGGGGGGAGGGACTACCAGGAGCTCCTGAAGGTGGTGAAAAGGGACGGCAGGCTGCTGCGGGAGAGCCACGGTGCCGTGATGTTTGTCCCGCTGATCGGCGAGTTCGGCTGGGAGCGGGATTACCTATGAGGTTCTTCGACGCGACGCGCCCTCTCGCCGGGGATACGGCGGTCTTCCCCGGCGATCCGGAGATCCGCTTCGCGGTGCACGATTCGGGCGCCAGCCGGATCACGGAGCTGCACCTGTCCACGCACTCCGGCACCCACATCGACGCCCCGCTCCACTTCCTGGAGGGCGGGGCGCCCATCGACCGTGTGCCCTTCTCCTCGCTCGTCGGGCCCTGCCGGGTGCTCGATCTCCGCCACGTCGAACGCCGCATCGGCCCCGAAGATCTCGAGGGGCGGCTGGCGGGTGCGCGGAAGGTTCTCCTGAAGACATGGTACTCGGAACGGCGCTGGTTCACGCCGGAATACCCTCACCTCGCCCCGGCAGCCGCTTCCTGCGCGGTCCAGGCGGGCATCGACTGCCTGGGGATCGACTCGCCCTCCGTCGAGGGGATGGACGGCAGCGGACGGGTGCACCGCACGCTCCTCTCCCGCGGGGTCGCGATTATCGAGATGCTGGACCTGAGCGGGATCGCGGAGGGCGACTACTGGCTGATCGCCCTCCCCCTCCGCCTGACGGGCCTGGACGGCTCGCCCGCCCGCGTGGTGCTCGTTCAGGGGGCTCCGGGCGGGGAGGAGGCGCGGCATGCCGCTGCTGAATGACGCCGTGGAGCGCCTGCGGGAGTCTCTGGAGGGGACCGGTTTCGAGGATCAGTCCGTCACCCTGGCGCGGGCGCCGGATGCAGCCCGCTGCCAGTACAACCGCGGCGTCTGCATCCAGGCGACGTTCGGGGGAAAGACGGGGCACGTCACGACGGACGCCCCCGTGGAGGGCACGACCCGGGTGAGCTTCCTCTTCGGGGCGGCTCTCGCCGCCCCCCGCCAGCGGACCGCGGCCATCGCCGTCCTGAACGCGGTCAGCGGCTTCCTGATGCTGGCGCGGAGGCTCTCCGCCTGCCGCGAGGAGTGCCATGCGCCCTGCCTGGCCCGGCTGCGGGACGAGCTCGCGGGGAGTCCGCTCTACGCGGTCGGGCGTGTCGAGGCGCTCGATCGGGATCTGGCGGTGCAGCTTGTGCCGGATCCCGCACGGGCCGACGTTCTCCTGGTCGGCGCCGACGGCCTCCTCTCGGACGCGGGGCTCCGCGTCCTCGGGGAGCACCGGGAGCAGAAGCGCATCCTCTACCTGGGCCCCTCCACGGCCGGGCTGTCCGCGCTGCTCTCCGCGGAGCACTGGTGCCCCTACGGCAGATGAGAGAGCCTATTAATACGGGAACGTCTTACTCCCCTTCTATGCTCTTCGGCTCATCCGGAATCCGGCGGGAGTACGACTTCGGGCTGGCCGAATTGGCGGTCCGCGTGGGCTCGGCGCTAGCCCGGGGGCGGGAGCGGATCGTGGTGGGGCGGGATACGCGCACCAGCGGTCCGGTCCTCGCCAGCGCGGCGATCGGCGGCATCCTCTCCTCGGGGGCATCGGTGGGGGACGCCGGCATCGCGCCGACACCGGCGATCGCCTTCGCGGCGCGGAACGCGGATGCAGGCTGCATGATCACCGCCTCCCACAACCCGGAGCCCTACAACGGGCTGAAGCTCCTGAACCCGGACGGCTCCTCCTTCGGGCAGAGCCAGCAGGAGGAGATGGAGCGGCTGCTCTCCGGGCAGCACCTGCAGGGCTGGGACGGGCAGGGGAGCCTGCACCCCCTGGACGCGATCACGCCCTACCGGGACGCCATCCTCGGGGCCGCCTCCCTCGCGCGGGAGATCACGGCGGTGCTGGACTGCGGCAACGGGGCCGGCAGCGTGGTCACGCCGCATCTGCTGGGGGACGCCGGGGTCGCCGTCCGCAGCCTGAACTGCAACCCGAGCGGGCGGTTCGCCCGCCCCTCCGAACCCCTCGAGCAGCACCTGCCCTACCTAGGCGGCATGGTGCGGAGGCTGGGGGCCGACTGCGCCGTGGTGCACGACGGGGATGCCGACCGCATGATGGCCTTCGACAACCGCGGGCGCTACATCGACGGTGACCGCATGCTCATGCTCTTCGCGGGCTACCTGGAGTGCCGCCGCGTTGTGACCACGGTCGACGCCTCCATGGCGATCGAGGATCTCGCCGAGGTCCGCCGCACCCCGGTCGGCGACACCTACGTCTCCGAGGAGCTGCGGCGCTGGGGCGAGTTCGGCGGGGAGCCTTCGGGCGCCTGGATATTTCCCGGGCACTCCTACTGCCCCGACGGCCCCTACGCGGCGGCGCTCTTCTGCGAGATCGCATCCGAACGGGACGTCGCCGCGGAGATCGACAGCATGCCCCGCTACCCGATCCTCCGGGACTCCTTCCGCTGCCCCGCGCCGGCGGACGTGCTCCGCGCCCTGGGCGCCGAGAAGCCCACCGACGGCATCCGGCTGGAGGAGGAGGGGGGATGGCTCCTGAT from Methanomicrobiales archaeon encodes:
- a CDS encoding UbiA family prenyltransferase; the encoded protein is MPVEAYSTPRTSFALWDVLDLLMYSSVYLSIAAGAMVYVSSMFQGMPFSFTLFGIGFIITFSVYNMNRKTDEQEDSINHLQRYAFTKKYEKPLFWTSLLGYLLACVLAGFHGLLTAAVAAIPLMSGILYSVPVLPKSLPYRRLKEIPLVKNLTVAIAWSAPPTLLPVYAFGAEPTLVTLVVGMFFFSLVFINTTLFDMRDIDGDAASGVRTVAVLLGLQRTRLLLTLLNALFGIVILWISLAVMPIMHTILLVIAMLYAQVYIFSFERINLTKVVCDLMADGQFIWFGSLVCLANLLVVG
- a CDS encoding DUF1724 domain-containing protein, with protein sequence MQEFQKYPNGRLYILESPLKVGLTVTDKGLSLGLYKPDGIAYDTTTDLFSFDPDAIRWAQDLFNYFKERSRRFSA
- a CDS encoding winged helix-turn-helix transcriptional regulator, producing MNPVEIYNRTGSEIQSVFRSRLQIQIMLSLGEGNKTLADLRTITGSTSQALLPKIRKLESSRFIEAVEHEYRLTPLGRIVEGKMQSLILSGAAIKRHRDFWTSHHLEGIPLPFLQRLGDLYNAQVIADTNVDLFNVYAHFIQLVTEGSRISILSPVTSAGHFEAIAAKVRAGIPVEIIVSADLANKFL
- a CDS encoding type 1 glutamine amidotransferase, which translates into the protein MIAILQHGPEEPPALIQEILRERGELHACIPLYDTNEVPALDAGGVIVLGGQMSANDEQDHPFLKPEKELIRDCVRSGRAVLGVCLGAQLIAGAAGARVYGGTREAGWRAVERVGADAFAVPERCMVFEWHCETFDLPQGARLLYRGSAVGNQAFTLGSAIGVQFHMEVTGDLIRRWIRDLKPGERDAILRETERYLQQSQDLCRKFVDAFIRRC
- a CDS encoding TIGR01458 family HAD-type hydrolase; the protein is MLSTGIRALLIDLDGVLYVGRDPVPGAREAIGFLQENGYRYRFVSNTTRKCRAAIARHLQGMGFPVDERQILTPAVAAADRLRRQGVRECFFLTAGDVVRDFESAGIAAGEGADVVVVGDAGDNFTYGSMNRAFRRILDGAEILALEKDRYWMSPEGLALSAGPFVAALEYASGREATLIGKPSEAFFSEALRQISARAEETSMIGDDIVTDVGGAQRCGMQGILVQTGKYRREAAEKCGIVPEAVLPSIASLPAYLR
- a CDS encoding site-specific DNA-methyltransferase — protein: MRPEKVRDKPAKERIRKGTKGANQAVPSPESRDILPFVNAIVCGDAVTVLSALPGGCVDLIITSPPYNFGHAYAQDPHSDTREWNEYFEKLGAVWTECYRILRPGGRLAVNVQPLFSDYIPTHHILSRQLLDRGFLWKAEILWEKHNYNAKYTAWGSWRSPSMPYLKYTWEFIEVFDKETHKKSGRREDIDITDAEFKEWVIARWSFPPEIRMKHYGHPAMFPEELPRRLMKLFSYRGDIVLDPFNGAGTTTAVARRLGRRFIGIDLSPEYCETALRRLHAADDPADTAAPPPRMFRWEDGGGITADTREDSR
- a CDS encoding ABC transporter ATP-binding protein, whose translation is MLDIEDLRVHVGEREVLHDIDLHIGKGETHVLMGPNGSGKTTLLFAIMGFSGPRVTRGRILFKGEDITHMPIHERAQRGLGMLFQRPPTIDGLKLGKLLSVTSHMPADAIQEHARELNMENFLERDINKGFSGGEIKRSEVLQLTVQHPDCLLLDEPESGVDLENISLMGSAIARLLDKDKHILHRTKSGLIITHTGYILDYIEADVGHVLCEGEIRCHGNPREILKMIKEHGYKECMVCQQML
- a CDS encoding SufD family Fe-S cluster assembly protein, translating into MPADAVGERLPLTEEDRRRLEQTGLDISMESRCGSYFQLDQEILQTTCENEGIEMIPLAAALKKYDWLQDYYFRAVPRDRDKYTELVAKQETPQGLVVIASAGAKTILPLQACLLLSKSPVQTVHNIVIAREGAEIHLISGCASSTQAVYGSHLGVTEFYVGKGARVTSTMIHNWAKNISVFPRSAAIVQENGSFTSNYVCMQPVRTIQMYPAASLEGENASGRFNSLVIAAPGSRLDLGSRAVLAARGTSADLITRAITTGGTIISRGHILGSVEGSRGHLECKGLILKDGRIHAIPEIEGLVVGTDLSHEASVGKIAQEDIEYLMARGLTEEEATATIIRGFLDVKISGLPDLLQKQIDAAIDAAEAGF
- a CDS encoding protein-L-isoaspartate(D-aspartate) O-methyltransferase, whose product is MAGDDPYRQERERMVASQIEARGVRDPRVLEAMRTVPRHLFVPAGFVDAAYQDRPLPIGEGQTISQPYIVARMTELLEVQPTDRVLEIGAGSGYQAAILGCLVERVITVERIAKVAEMARRNLERLGIRNAVVVVGDGTLGYPAEQPYDAIIVTAATPEVPGPLLEQLAEGGRLVAPVGGRDYQELLKVVKRDGRLLRESHGAVMFVPLIGEFGWERDYL
- a CDS encoding cyclase family protein, encoding MRFFDATRPLAGDTAVFPGDPEIRFAVHDSGASRITELHLSTHSGTHIDAPLHFLEGGAPIDRVPFSSLVGPCRVLDLRHVERRIGPEDLEGRLAGARKVLLKTWYSERRWFTPEYPHLAPAAASCAVQAGIDCLGIDSPSVEGMDGSGRVHRTLLSRGVAIIEMLDLSGIAEGDYWLIALPLRLTGLDGSPARVVLVQGAPGGEEARHAAAE
- a CDS encoding phosphopentomutase/phosphoglucosamine mutase, producing MLFGSSGIRREYDFGLAELAVRVGSALARGRERIVVGRDTRTSGPVLASAAIGGILSSGASVGDAGIAPTPAIAFAARNADAGCMITASHNPEPYNGLKLLNPDGSSFGQSQQEEMERLLSGQHLQGWDGQGSLHPLDAITPYRDAILGAASLAREITAVLDCGNGAGSVVTPHLLGDAGVAVRSLNCNPSGRFARPSEPLEQHLPYLGGMVRRLGADCAVVHDGDADRMMAFDNRGRYIDGDRMLMLFAGYLECRRVVTTVDASMAIEDLAEVRRTPVGDTYVSEELRRWGEFGGEPSGAWIFPGHSYCPDGPYAAALFCEIASERDVAAEIDSMPRYPILRDSFRCPAPADVLRALGAEKPTDGIRLEEEGGWLLIRASGTEPKVRLTAEGTTAEKARDLLQKGKKLLKSAKSS